In a genomic window of Chrysemys picta bellii isolate R12L10 chromosome 1, ASM1138683v2, whole genome shotgun sequence:
- the IL10RB gene encoding interleukin-10 receptor subunit beta isoform X4, with amino-acid sequence MARRFLALVAGCLLWSSHSAFGIVPEPKNVTINSVNLKSTLQWDPPTFHKENITYTVEYISSIFNRNVCVNIVITECDFSSLPVYGNYTLRVRAESENEKSDWVNIIFKPIDDTIIGPPDVKVKSESGSLHVDFTGPVAVQESHVWPLNKYYGSWVYRVLYWKKGNSEEVITTDTKYNSEILSDLDPWTIYCLQVQAVIPEWNKTGKLSEEFCDRTTDNVFEQAFLQFTISFATLTRRGSLL; translated from the exons ATGGCCCGGCGTTTCCTGGCGCTGGTGGCCGGCTGCCTTCTCTGGTCGAGTCACTCGG catTTGGAATAGTGCCAGAACCAAAAAATGTAACAATTAATTCAGTTAACTTGAAAAGCACTCTACAGTGGGATCCACCTACTTTTCACAAAGAAAATATTACTTATACAGTCGAGTATATAAG TAGTATTTTTAacaggaatgtgtgtgtgaaCATTGTCATCACGGAGTGTGACTTCTCTTCTCTGCCTGTATATGGAAACTACACCTTGCGAGTCAGGGCTGAATCAGAAAATGAAAAGTCAGACTGGGTGAACATCATCTTTAAGCCAATCGATGACA CAATCATTGGACCACCTGATGTAAAAGTGAAATCTGAATCTGGATCTTTGCATGTAGATTTCACAGGCCCTGTCGCTGTACAAGAGTCGCATGTGTGgcctttaaataaatattatgGCTCTTGGGTTTACAGGGTGCTATACTGGAAGAAAGGCAATAGTGAAGAG GTTATAACCACAGATACTAAATATAACTCAGAAATATTATCTGATTTGGACCCTTGGACAATATATTGCCTTCAAGTTCAAGCAGTTATTCCTGAATGGAACAAAACAGGAAAACTGAGTGAAGAGTTCTGTGATAGGACAACTGATAATG
- the IL10RB gene encoding interleukin-10 receptor subunit beta isoform X3: MARRFLALVAGCLLWSSHSAFGIVPEPKNVTINSVNLKSTLQWDPPTFHKENITYTVEYISSIFNRNVCVNIVITECDFSSLPVYGNYTLRVRAESENEKSDWVNIIFKPIDDTIIGPPDVKVKSESGSLHVDFTGPVAVQESHVWPLNKYYGSWVYRVLYWKKGNSEEVITTDTKYNSEILSDLDPWTIYCLQVQAVIPEWNKTGKLSEEFCDRTTDNGVTPVWIILTVLVGSMLVVLVSVPACFFIFSYIYRQARYVFCPTYSFPQHLKEVCLFVFYTGPAPGTSPASSF, translated from the exons ATGGCCCGGCGTTTCCTGGCGCTGGTGGCCGGCTGCCTTCTCTGGTCGAGTCACTCGG catTTGGAATAGTGCCAGAACCAAAAAATGTAACAATTAATTCAGTTAACTTGAAAAGCACTCTACAGTGGGATCCACCTACTTTTCACAAAGAAAATATTACTTATACAGTCGAGTATATAAG TAGTATTTTTAacaggaatgtgtgtgtgaaCATTGTCATCACGGAGTGTGACTTCTCTTCTCTGCCTGTATATGGAAACTACACCTTGCGAGTCAGGGCTGAATCAGAAAATGAAAAGTCAGACTGGGTGAACATCATCTTTAAGCCAATCGATGACA CAATCATTGGACCACCTGATGTAAAAGTGAAATCTGAATCTGGATCTTTGCATGTAGATTTCACAGGCCCTGTCGCTGTACAAGAGTCGCATGTGTGgcctttaaataaatattatgGCTCTTGGGTTTACAGGGTGCTATACTGGAAGAAAGGCAATAGTGAAGAG GTTATAACCACAGATACTAAATATAACTCAGAAATATTATCTGATTTGGACCCTTGGACAATATATTGCCTTCAAGTTCAAGCAGTTATTCCTGAATGGAACAAAACAGGAAAACTGAGTGAAGAGTTCTGTGATAGGACAACTGATAATG GTGTAACTCCAGTGTGGATAATTCTCACTGTTCTTGTAGGATCAATGTTGGTTGTTCTAGTATCCGTTCCTGCCTGTTTCTTcatcttttcatatatatatcGACAGGCCAGATATGTCTTCTGCCCTACTTATTCTTTTCCACAACATCTGAAGGAGGTTTGTCTATTTGTAttctacacagggccggctccaggcaccagcccagcaagcag